Proteins encoded together in one Microcaecilia unicolor chromosome 3, aMicUni1.1, whole genome shotgun sequence window:
- the LOC115465312 gene encoding epoxide hydrolase 1-like gives MIYWVSGCITSSVRFYKENLGQGIGGSQHDKVPVKVPTGVASFPSELMHCPLSWAKGQYTNIVSFKFMPRGGHFAALEEPALLADHIRQFTRKLEQK, from the exons ATGATCTATTGGGTGTCGGGCTGCATTACCTCCTCTGTGAGGTTCTACAAGGAGAACTTGGGTCAAGGGATCGGTGGGAGCCAGCATGACAA AGTACCCGTGAAAGTGCCCACAGGAGTTGCCTCATTCCCCAGCGAGCTCATGCATTGTCCGCTCTCCTGGGCCAAGGGTCAATACACGAACATCGTGTCCTTCAAATTCATGCCACGCGGGGGGCATTTTGCGGCTTTGGAAGAGCCGGCACTGCTAGCAGACCACATCCGCCAGTTTACGAGGAAGCTGGAGCAGAAGTGA